In Prosthecochloris sp. GSB1, the following proteins share a genomic window:
- a CDS encoding alpha/beta hydrolase — MIVLFCLLLAGAWMLLPPRGLRGIVSRPDPAATYADAHDRIERFRVGEPDGMNPLCSLRFFSHGVKTSRSVILVHGYTSCPRQFQELGRRLFASGSNVLIAPLPHHGMLDRMTADHSRLGAGELAGYADRVVDIATGLGQEVVIAGISAGGVTAAWAAQNRREVNRAVVISPAFGFRELPAPFTAAAMNVFRFLPDRFAWWDPVLKEDIAPFYAYPRYSRRALAEILRLGFAVREGMKYKPPAAGKIVMVTNAGDDKVNNGLTKAIAKRWREWGASIETFEFDVSLGLGHDLVDPDQPDEKIEIVYPKLIELMGG, encoded by the coding sequence ATGATCGTTTTGTTCTGCCTGCTGCTTGCAGGCGCATGGATGCTGCTCCCGCCCCGCGGCCTCCGGGGCATCGTCTCGCGTCCAGACCCCGCGGCAACCTACGCCGACGCGCACGACCGAATCGAACGGTTCCGCGTCGGCGAACCAGACGGCATGAACCCGCTTTGCTCACTCCGTTTTTTTTCTCACGGCGTAAAAACTTCCCGATCCGTCATTCTCGTTCACGGGTATACGAGCTGTCCGAGGCAGTTTCAGGAACTCGGGCGACGCCTGTTCGCATCCGGCAGCAACGTGCTCATCGCGCCCCTGCCGCATCACGGCATGCTCGACAGGATGACCGCCGACCACTCCCGTCTCGGGGCCGGCGAACTCGCAGGATATGCCGACAGGGTCGTCGATATCGCGACGGGGCTCGGCCAGGAGGTTGTGATTGCCGGGATATCCGCGGGAGGCGTAACGGCCGCATGGGCGGCGCAGAACAGGCGCGAGGTCAACCGGGCCGTGGTCATTTCCCCGGCGTTCGGTTTCAGGGAGCTTCCGGCGCCATTCACGGCGGCGGCGATGAACGTGTTTCGTTTCCTGCCAGACCGGTTCGCCTGGTGGGACCCGGTTCTGAAAGAGGACATCGCTCCATTCTACGCCTATCCCCGGTATTCGAGGCGCGCGCTCGCCGAGATCCTGCGCCTCGGCTTCGCCGTGCGGGAAGGCATGAAGTATAAGCCGCCCGCGGCGGGGAAGATCGTCATGGTGACCAACGCCGGCGACGACAAGGTGAACAACGGCCTGACGAAAGCGATCGCGAAACGCTGGCGAGAATGGGGGGCGAGCATCGAAACCTTCGAGTTCGACGTCTCTCTCGGCCTCGGCCACGACCTCGTCGATCCCGACCAGCCCGACGAGAAGATCGAGATCGTCTATCCGAAGCT
- a CDS encoding N-acetylmuramoyl-L-alanine amidase family protein gives MTERFRNHVGYHAVVLFLTILFMPSFLAAASLENATPEKLTLNAVQAFDRSYVLGVRAVKSGDIVYADLASLARALRYAGRVDGGQLVVSYEDENNSSACRVLAGNNFARFTQQRPAASERVVQLRSSPAAWNGSLWLPAGDAARLFALWLDREIVYDAKEKRIDAFLWSSRPGSKITSIGTVGANDRSIGPESPPVYQGPTVISGIEVSELANGVVIRLSASGAKSVASFLKPDAQGVAYLTLQSASGDAAALFRTFSRGLLKEIKATGLGNGAMQVTLALNTPLFKVKSSEYRWDPASNSYVISILSDVDVQEVYRREKERRISQDLAQDLKRWKFDTVVLDAGHGGKDPGAVGPAGTREKDVVLNIVRYLGAIIRSEWPDVKVVYTRGDDRFIPLKQRGRIANRNDGKLFVSVHCNAAENRSARGAEVYILGPHKNEAALRVAMLENEAIKQEADYEKNYKGFTDEHLIMSSMAQNAFTLQSKEAARHVLQGMEKKTDINGRGVRQAGFMVLWTPSMPSVLVEAGYLSNRVEEKMLRTRKIQKDIAQGVFDGLRQYRNGYEKQQVVSGSAAGGNR, from the coding sequence GTGACTGAACGCTTTCGTAATCATGTCGGATACCATGCAGTTGTTCTTTTCCTGACCATCCTGTTTATGCCGTCTTTTCTGGCGGCGGCTTCGCTTGAAAACGCAACACCCGAAAAACTCACGCTGAACGCCGTGCAGGCGTTCGACCGGAGCTATGTCCTGGGGGTTCGTGCGGTAAAGTCCGGCGATATTGTCTACGCCGACCTTGCATCCCTCGCGCGTGCGTTGCGTTACGCAGGCAGAGTGGACGGCGGGCAGCTTGTCGTCTCCTACGAAGACGAGAACAACAGCAGCGCCTGCAGGGTGCTTGCCGGCAACAACTTTGCGCGCTTCACCCAGCAAAGGCCCGCGGCGTCCGAGCGCGTCGTGCAACTGCGTTCGTCTCCGGCGGCATGGAACGGGTCGCTCTGGCTCCCGGCAGGGGACGCCGCCCGTCTGTTCGCGCTCTGGCTGGACAGGGAGATCGTCTATGACGCGAAGGAAAAAAGAATCGACGCGTTTCTGTGGAGTTCGCGTCCGGGATCGAAGATCACCTCAATAGGAACCGTCGGGGCGAACGACCGCTCTATAGGCCCGGAATCACCGCCGGTGTACCAGGGGCCGACGGTCATCAGCGGCATCGAGGTGAGCGAGCTCGCCAACGGCGTCGTTATACGGCTCAGCGCCTCAGGCGCGAAATCCGTCGCGTCGTTTCTCAAGCCGGACGCGCAGGGGGTCGCCTATCTGACCTTGCAAAGCGCCAGCGGCGATGCGGCGGCGCTTTTCAGGACGTTCAGCCGGGGACTCCTCAAGGAGATCAAGGCGACCGGGCTCGGCAACGGGGCGATGCAGGTCACCCTCGCGCTCAACACGCCGCTTTTCAAGGTCAAGTCCAGCGAGTACCGTTGGGACCCCGCAAGCAATTCCTATGTGATTTCCATTCTCAGCGACGTCGATGTGCAGGAGGTGTACCGCCGTGAAAAAGAGCGCCGCATCAGTCAGGACCTCGCCCAGGACCTCAAGCGCTGGAAATTCGATACGGTTGTGCTCGACGCCGGTCACGGCGGGAAGGATCCCGGAGCCGTGGGACCCGCGGGGACGAGGGAAAAGGATGTCGTGCTCAACATCGTTCGCTATCTCGGGGCGATCATCAGGAGCGAATGGCCGGACGTGAAGGTCGTCTATACGCGGGGCGACGACCGGTTCATTCCGCTCAAGCAGCGAGGCAGGATAGCCAACCGCAATGACGGCAAGCTGTTTGTGAGCGTTCATTGCAACGCGGCGGAAAACCGCTCCGCACGGGGTGCCGAGGTATATATTCTCGGACCGCATAAGAACGAGGCCGCACTCAGGGTGGCCATGCTCGAAAACGAGGCGATCAAGCAGGAGGCCGACTACGAGAAAAACTACAAGGGATTCACCGACGAACATCTCATCATGAGCAGCATGGCGCAGAACGCGTTTACCCTTCAGTCCAAGGAGGCGGCCCGGCATGTGCTCCAGGGCATGGAAAAGAAAACGGATATCAACGGTCGCGGCGTCCGTCAGGCCGGATTCATGGTACTCTGGACCCCATCCATGCCGAGCGTTCTTGTCGAGGCGGGGTATCTGTCAAACCGTGTTGAGGAGAAAATGCTCCGGACCCGAAAGATACAAAAAGACATTGCTCAGGGCGTGTTCGACGGTCTCAGGCAGTACCGGAACGGCTACGAGAAACAGCAGGTCGTTTCCGGTTCAGCCGCCGGTGGAAACAGGTAA
- the topA gene encoding type I DNA topoisomerase, whose product MASNSATSSAKNKTLVVVESPSKAKTINKYLGKDYLVFASVGHIRDLPRKEIGLDFDNHYEPRYEVIAGKEKVVRQLKKLSGEATDILIATDPDREGEAIAWHIASEVEFTRKPVRRVLFNEITKNAILDAIGEPRDIDYRLVRSQQTRQGLDKIVGYKISPFLWNVVFRGLSAGRVQSVALRLICEREDEIERFEPKEYWTIVAEFRTAEGETFSAKLVRIDGEKVDITNQADAEKIAEAILSRIYGVTQITPKVQQRKPPLAFTTSLLQQAASNQLGFGSKKTMRIAQQLYEGIDIGPEGATGLITYMRTDSTRVSGEAVEQASHFITKRYGSDYTGGGRKPASDRKSQDAHEAIRPTSVFRTPEAMKRFLSQEQYRLYELVWKRFVASRMAPAKIEQTSVDVSDHDKQFIFRASGSKVLFPGFFKVYNDQKELDYEARKSTRDDEESEQEAVRLPEKLSVNDRLDLQDLEKKQSFTRPPARYTEASLVKELDNYGIGRPSTYATIFSTLQERRYVELQKKRILPTELGRDVSKILVANFPDIFNVAFTAQMENELDKVAAGDDEYEQVLDTFYRPLETALSLRKNDPLLPQNADAETCDKCGKGKMVVKWTASGKFLGCSCYPTCKNVKPLSTSKPKALETGIRCPGCSDGRMLLRNGRFGPFLACSNYPDCSTLLKLDKQRRIEPPKTPPLETDLPCPKCGAPLYLRTGKRGPWLGCSKFPKCRGRQAWGQLDPDVQRHWQAILEKHQAAHPDVTIMMADNTPVNMSLSIDDIITLADERGLLPAPESQENEANA is encoded by the coding sequence ATGGCTTCCAACTCAGCAACGTCATCTGCGAAAAACAAGACTCTCGTCGTCGTCGAATCCCCGTCCAAGGCCAAGACGATCAACAAGTATCTCGGCAAGGACTATCTGGTATTCGCCTCGGTCGGCCATATCAGGGACCTGCCCCGGAAGGAGATCGGCCTGGATTTCGACAACCATTACGAGCCGCGCTACGAAGTGATCGCAGGCAAGGAAAAAGTCGTCCGCCAACTGAAAAAGCTTTCAGGCGAAGCGACCGATATCCTGATCGCCACCGACCCCGACCGGGAGGGAGAAGCGATTGCGTGGCACATCGCAAGCGAGGTCGAGTTCACCCGCAAACCCGTGAGGCGCGTACTGTTCAACGAGATCACGAAAAACGCGATTCTTGATGCGATAGGCGAACCGAGGGACATCGACTACCGGCTCGTCCGCTCGCAGCAGACCAGGCAGGGACTCGACAAGATCGTCGGTTACAAGATCAGCCCCTTTCTCTGGAACGTGGTGTTCCGGGGGCTTTCGGCAGGCCGGGTCCAGTCGGTCGCCCTCAGGCTCATCTGCGAGCGCGAGGACGAAATCGAACGCTTCGAACCGAAGGAGTACTGGACGATCGTCGCAGAGTTTCGCACCGCGGAAGGCGAGACCTTCTCCGCGAAGCTCGTCAGGATAGACGGAGAGAAAGTCGACATTACGAACCAGGCCGATGCGGAGAAAATCGCAGAGGCGATCCTTTCGAGGATATACGGCGTCACGCAGATCACTCCGAAAGTCCAGCAGCGCAAGCCGCCCCTCGCTTTCACGACCTCCCTGCTGCAACAGGCGGCGTCCAACCAGCTCGGATTCGGTTCCAAGAAAACCATGCGGATAGCGCAACAGCTCTACGAAGGCATCGATATCGGCCCGGAGGGAGCGACCGGCCTGATAACCTACATGAGGACCGACTCGACCAGGGTCAGCGGGGAAGCCGTCGAACAGGCCAGTCATTTCATCACCAAGCGTTACGGCTCTGACTATACCGGCGGAGGAAGGAAGCCCGCTTCGGACCGGAAAAGCCAGGACGCGCATGAAGCGATTCGTCCCACCTCCGTTTTCCGCACGCCGGAAGCGATGAAACGCTTTCTGTCTCAGGAACAGTACCGCCTGTACGAACTTGTCTGGAAGCGATTCGTAGCCTCCCGCATGGCGCCCGCGAAAATAGAGCAGACAAGCGTCGATGTCTCCGACCACGACAAACAGTTCATTTTCAGGGCCAGCGGAAGCAAAGTGCTGTTCCCGGGCTTCTTCAAGGTGTACAACGACCAGAAAGAGCTCGACTACGAAGCGCGCAAATCCACGAGGGACGACGAGGAAAGCGAGCAGGAGGCCGTCCGGCTTCCGGAAAAACTCTCGGTCAACGACCGGCTCGATCTACAAGATCTGGAGAAAAAACAGAGCTTCACGCGTCCCCCCGCCCGATACACCGAAGCGAGCCTCGTCAAGGAACTCGACAACTACGGCATCGGCAGGCCGTCCACCTACGCGACGATTTTTTCCACTCTCCAGGAGCGCCGCTACGTCGAGCTTCAGAAAAAACGCATTCTGCCCACGGAGCTTGGCAGGGACGTCTCGAAAATCCTTGTCGCCAATTTTCCGGACATTTTCAATGTAGCCTTTACGGCCCAAATGGAGAACGAACTCGACAAGGTGGCCGCGGGAGATGACGAATACGAACAGGTGCTCGACACCTTCTACAGGCCGCTCGAGACCGCCCTGAGCCTGAGGAAGAACGACCCGCTCCTGCCGCAGAACGCCGATGCGGAAACCTGCGACAAGTGCGGCAAGGGGAAAATGGTCGTCAAATGGACCGCCAGCGGCAAGTTCCTCGGCTGCTCGTGCTACCCGACATGCAAGAACGTCAAGCCGCTGTCGACGTCGAAGCCGAAAGCGCTCGAAACAGGTATCCGGTGCCCCGGATGCTCAGACGGCCGGATGCTGCTGCGAAACGGCAGGTTCGGCCCTTTCCTCGCCTGCTCGAACTACCCCGACTGCAGTACGCTGCTCAAACTCGACAAGCAGCGCAGGATCGAACCGCCGAAAACGCCCCCTCTCGAAACCGACCTCCCCTGCCCGAAATGCGGTGCGCCTCTCTATCTGCGGACCGGAAAACGGGGACCGTGGCTCGGTTGCTCGAAGTTTCCCAAATGCCGAGGAAGGCAGGCGTGGGGACAGCTCGATCCCGACGTACAACGTCACTGGCAGGCTATCCTCGAGAAGCATCAGGCGGCGCATCCCGACGTCACCATCATGATGGCGGACAACACCCCGGTCAACATGAGCCTGAGCATCGACGACATCATAACCCTCGCCGACGAAAGAGGGCTTCTTCCGGCTCCCGAAAGTCAGGAAAACGAAGCGAACGCCTGA
- the feoB gene encoding ferrous iron transport protein B: MATGKEIRVALAGNPNCGKSSLFNGLTGSHQKVGNFSGVTIEKHEGYVDYRGYRIRFVDLPGTYSLTPYSPEELVTRKYLIEEAPDIVVNVLEGPNIERNLLLTTQLMEMGVDLLVALNMYDEVVARGIEIDVKQLQLLLGCHIIPTSAKKKQGFDALLDHIVRVHEGDIEIRKNKLGFRQEIEGAIDGIAEQLAGEPALSGFNPYWLAVKLLENDREVYTLVKEYPVWVKVEIALQLAIREAEAVYKSDPEIIITEDRYAFIRGAMQECVRMPREERASLTDRIDRIVLNRVLGLPIFFFIVWLIFHMTFTLGTPLMEGLDFLFGGIAAAVSPHLANETLRSVIVDGIIAGVGGVLIFLPNIVLLFLGLSFLEASGYMARAAFVVDKVMHRFGLHGKSFIPMITGFGCSIPAIMATRTLKSRSDRLATIMIIPFMSCGAKLPVYILLAGAFFEPAVAANVMFGIYMLGVAIGLVSALVMKKTVLKSDSEPFVMELPPYRWPTLGSVFLQSNIKAMMYVRKAGTVILLAVLLIWVVSNYPRNPAIDAALERRIASIELGDAPEALKKASIVEAEHHANADQLEYSIAGRAGKLMEPLIRPLGFDWRIGVALVTGLAAKEVVVSTMGTIYSLGEADETSPELKTILRNDPSFDQATALSLMVFVLLYIPCVAAIGVMKKEVGNWQAILFYSVYAMGVAWVFSFLTYRLAQLLA, encoded by the coding sequence ATGGCGACAGGCAAGGAGATTCGCGTCGCACTCGCGGGAAACCCCAACTGCGGCAAGTCGTCGCTCTTCAACGGCCTTACCGGCTCCCACCAGAAGGTCGGCAACTTTTCGGGCGTGACGATCGAGAAGCACGAAGGGTATGTCGATTACCGCGGTTACCGCATCCGGTTCGTCGATCTTCCCGGCACCTATTCGCTGACGCCCTATTCCCCGGAAGAGCTGGTGACGAGGAAGTACCTCATCGAGGAGGCCCCGGATATCGTCGTCAACGTTCTCGAAGGGCCGAACATAGAGAGAAACCTCCTGCTCACCACGCAGCTCATGGAGATGGGGGTCGATCTGCTGGTGGCGCTCAATATGTACGACGAAGTTGTCGCGCGGGGGATCGAGATAGACGTCAAGCAACTGCAGTTGCTGCTCGGGTGCCATATCATTCCTACGTCCGCGAAAAAAAAGCAGGGATTCGACGCCCTGCTCGATCATATCGTCAGGGTCCACGAGGGCGATATCGAAATCAGGAAAAACAAACTCGGATTCAGGCAGGAAATTGAGGGAGCCATCGACGGTATAGCCGAACAGCTTGCGGGAGAGCCCGCGCTTTCGGGCTTCAACCCATACTGGCTGGCGGTCAAGCTTCTGGAGAACGATCGCGAAGTCTACACCCTCGTCAAGGAATATCCCGTCTGGGTGAAGGTCGAGATTGCCCTGCAACTGGCGATAAGGGAGGCCGAGGCGGTATACAAGAGCGACCCGGAAATCATCATTACCGAAGATCGTTACGCCTTTATCCGCGGCGCCATGCAGGAATGCGTCAGGATGCCCCGCGAAGAACGGGCTTCGCTGACTGACCGGATCGACCGGATCGTGCTCAATCGGGTTCTGGGGCTTCCGATTTTCTTTTTTATCGTCTGGCTGATCTTCCACATGACCTTCACGCTCGGCACTCCGCTCATGGAAGGGCTCGATTTCCTCTTTGGAGGTATTGCCGCCGCGGTGAGTCCGCATCTTGCCAACGAAACCCTGCGTTCCGTTATTGTCGACGGCATCATCGCCGGCGTCGGGGGCGTGCTGATCTTTCTTCCCAACATCGTGCTGCTCTTCCTGGGACTTTCCTTTCTCGAGGCTTCCGGTTACATGGCCCGAGCGGCATTCGTGGTCGACAAGGTCATGCACCGGTTCGGGCTGCACGGGAAGTCTTTCATTCCCATGATCACCGGGTTCGGCTGTTCGATTCCGGCGATCATGGCGACCCGGACGCTCAAGAGCCGTTCGGATCGGCTGGCGACCATCATGATCATCCCGTTCATGAGCTGCGGAGCGAAACTTCCGGTCTATATCCTGCTTGCGGGAGCGTTCTTCGAGCCGGCCGTGGCCGCGAACGTGATGTTCGGCATCTACATGCTCGGCGTGGCCATCGGGCTCGTTTCGGCCCTCGTTATGAAGAAAACCGTGCTGAAAAGCGATTCCGAGCCCTTCGTCATGGAATTGCCGCCCTACCGGTGGCCTACCCTCGGTTCGGTTTTCCTGCAGTCGAACATCAAGGCCATGATGTATGTGCGCAAGGCGGGAACGGTCATTCTGCTCGCCGTGCTCCTGATCTGGGTCGTCAGCAACTACCCGAGGAATCCGGCCATAGACGCCGCGCTTGAAAGACGTATCGCGTCCATCGAGCTCGGAGACGCACCGGAAGCCCTGAAGAAGGCCTCTATCGTCGAGGCTGAACATCACGCCAACGCCGATCAGTTGGAATATTCGATCGCGGGAAGGGCCGGAAAGCTGATGGAGCCGCTGATCAGGCCGCTCGGCTTCGACTGGCGCATAGGGGTCGCGCTGGTGACGGGCCTGGCGGCGAAAGAGGTGGTCGTCTCGACGATGGGCACGATCTATTCGCTGGGCGAGGCGGACGAGACGTCGCCGGAACTGAAAACCATTCTCAGGAACGATCCGTCGTTCGACCAGGCGACCGCGCTCAGTCTGATGGTGTTCGTACTCCTCTACATACCGTGCGTGGCGGCGATAGGCGTCATGAAAAAAGAGGTCGGTAACTGGCAGGCCATTCTGTTCTACTCCGTCTACGCGATGGGAGTTGCGTGGGTGTTTTCGTTTCTCACCTACCGTCTCGCGCAGTTGTTGGCGTAG
- a CDS encoding FeoA family protein: protein MLLSELKVGDKAEVEGLLAESAVRRRILDMGLVKGTRFKVLRVAPLGDPVEIFFKGMYLSLRKNEAAGVLVRKIGEARDGAPMGGARRRWRFGS, encoded by the coding sequence ATGCTGTTATCGGAACTCAAAGTTGGAGACAAGGCGGAAGTTGAAGGGCTGCTGGCGGAAAGCGCGGTCAGGAGACGGATACTCGATATGGGGCTGGTGAAGGGGACGCGCTTCAAGGTGCTTCGCGTGGCCCCGCTCGGCGATCCCGTCGAAATTTTTTTCAAGGGGATGTACCTTTCGCTCCGCAAGAACGAGGCGGCCGGAGTGCTCGTTCGCAAAATCGGGGAAGCGCGCGACGGCGCGCCGATGGGCGGCGCGCGGCGCAGGTGGAGGTTCGGGAGCTGA